TCGAAAAAAGGTGAAGCCATCCCTTCGGCTGTGAATTGATTTTGAAGGCCTGCATTGCTTGCGCCGCCTCACCCTCGTCGTAGGGTTCAAATCGACTCTGTAAAGCCTTAAGAGCTGCAACCATTTTATCTTTACCCGCGTACTTGGCACCACCGCTATCGGCTCGAAACTCTCTTGTGCGCGAATAATACGCAGTCACCATGGAACCAAGAATTGTAAATGCTATATCAAGCACAAGAACTGCAACTATATGAACAATTCCTCTTATTTCGTCTCGAACAAACTGGGCCGCGAACCCCGCGATGATTCTTGAAAGAAAAAGGACAAAGGAGTTAACGACGCCCTGTATGAGTGTCATCGTCACCATATCACCATTTGCTATGTGAGCAATTTCATGACCGAGAACACCCTCAACCTCATTCTTGTTCATTGATCTGAGTAACCCGGACGACACTGCTACGAGAGAATTATTTTTTGAAGGTCCGGTAGCGAATGCATTCATTTCGGGACTGTCGTAAATACCAACCTCTGGCATTTTATTAAGTCCCGCGCGACGAGCTAAACCGTGAACTGTTTCAACCAACTCTTTTTGTGCGGGGTCTCGCACCAACGGATCGATCAATTTCACTTTCATCGACCATTTGGCGATAGTTTTTGAAAGAAGAAGTGAAATAAAAGCACCGCCGAATCCCCAGAGCGCACAAAAGGCGATCATCCCCGGAAACTGCGGCATGCGATGAAGGCCAAATACACTAGAAATTACAGAGATCGTAACGATAACTAAAAGGTTGACCACCAAAAACAAAAAAACTCGTTTGGCTATTGCCATGTTTGTTCTCCTAAAACCTAGTAAGTTAAAACCAGGGTTCTCCAGCAAGCATCTTGTTGCCTAGTACAAAGAACACTAGTAATTCCAAACTTCAATATGGGTAGGGGGATAAACTGTGTCAATAGGGACGTTACCGTAAGCATCGAGCGGAGTTAAGCTTGCGTTAGCCCATCGTGACAAGCTTTCTGCTTCTGTTTGGTTTTCGGGTGTGGGTATTGTGTTGAGCCCTAGCTCTGACCAATTCACCTTTACCTCATAATGTCTTACGCAATCCCCTGTGAGATTCGCCCCATACATCGAAAAGGTACCGCACTTGTAAGTGTCATTTAAGCGCCCCTTTGGGTTCCAAATCCGTAATGATAAAATGAAATGTCTTTCGTTTTTCTTGGCCAGCCAACTCCAACCAAAAAACTTTTGTTCCTTACTAAGGAGTGGAAAACGAATTCCCGCGCGTGAGAAAACGTATCTTGCCACCAAAGAGCGGTCTGCCT
This portion of the Bdellovibrionales bacterium CG10_big_fil_rev_8_21_14_0_10_45_34 genome encodes:
- a CDS encoding protease HtpX, which translates into the protein MAIAKRVFLFLVVNLLVIVTISVISSVFGLHRMPQFPGMIAFCALWGFGGAFISLLLSKTIAKWSMKVKLIDPLVRDPAQKELVETVHGLARRAGLNKMPEVGIYDSPEMNAFATGPSKNNSLVAVSSGLLRSMNKNEVEGVLGHEIAHIANGDMVTMTLIQGVVNSFVLFLSRIIAGFAAQFVRDEIRGIVHIVAVLVLDIAFTILGSMVTAYYSRTREFRADSGGAKYAGKDKMVAALKALQSRFEPYDEGEAAQAMQAFKINSQPKGWLHLFSTHPSLKLRIEKLERARV